AAAGGTCTTAAAGATTTATGAGGCTGCTAATAGATTAGATAAAGCAGAAGATACCTTATATTATATGCTTAGAAAAACTAATAACGATGGAAGTATAATTTTAGAAGGAATTAAGTTTTATAATAGGCTTAAACAAATGGATCATGATAAGTTGAAGGAAGGTAATTTACCTTTTGAGGAAGTAGAAGATGGGATTTTAGAACTAGAAAAAAGATTAGGAAATTAAAATATGGGTATCCAACAATACTTATAGTACAAAGTTGGATATCCATATTAAAAATGTTTATCTAAAAGTTTCTCTTTTACTATTTTTAAGTTTGTAACCTGCTTTGTAATTGTAGATACAAAGATAACACCTAAGGCTAAAGCTCCAGCGATTGATATTGTGTTTAATCCAAGAGTAGCAGCAGCACTTATGTTTCCTAATATAGTTTCATACATGGTATAGTACATACCAGCACCAGGAACTAGTGGAATAAGCGCACATACAACTAAGGTTGTTACTGGAGTTTTTAAATATCTTGCAAAAATCTCAGAGTACATACTAATAATAATTGCTGAAATAAATTGTGCCATAATATCACCAACTCCATTTTGGGTTAAAGATAAATAGGAAAACCAGCTTAATCCACCGCCTATGGCAGCAAAAATTAAATATTTTCCTCTTATATTAAAAATTATTCCAAAGCCAAAAGATGCCACTAAGGCAACAAAAACTTGTTCAATCATAAAATTCACCCTTTTCTAGATTGTATTAATGGAAAACTACAGGGAATAAGCCAAATTTATTTATGAATAAGATTAAGACAGCACCAGTTCCAACTGCAATTGACACGGCAATTAAAAAGGCTTCAGAAGCTTTTGTAATACCTGATAAAAAATCACCAGCAATAGTATCTCTAATTGCATTTGTAATTGCAAGTCCGGGCACAAGTAGCATGATTGAACCTATAATAGTTTTATCCAAGTTCGAGCATATTCCTGATTTAAAAAACAATGCAGCAAAAAAAGCACATATTCCTCCACAGACTGAATTAACAAAGAATTCATTTATATTAAGCTTTTGAAATATAATTGATACTATTTTTATAAGAGCACCAATTATACAAGCACCAGCAAAATCTTTTATATCTCCTCCAAATACAATTGCAAAACATCCAGCTGTAATTGAGGACCAAAGTAAAGTGATTAAAAAT
The window above is part of the Clostridium saccharoperbutylacetonicum N1-4(HMT) genome. Proteins encoded here:
- a CDS encoding threonine/serine exporter family protein, whose product is MIEQVFVALVASFGFGIIFNIRGKYLIFAAIGGGLSWFSYLSLTQNGVGDIMAQFISAIIISMYSEIFARYLKTPVTTLVVCALIPLVPGAGMYYTMYETILGNISAAATLGLNTISIAGALALGVIFVSTITKQVTNLKIVKEKLLDKHF
- a CDS encoding threonine/serine exporter family protein, whose amino-acid sequence is MDLNKLLKVTTLAGKIMLESGAETYRVEETMTRICLGFGADSADCFVIPTGIIVTVAYKEEVATLVKRITSRGVDLNKIDKINDLSRKIQTVKMDMCKFNDELIAISEGDRYSFLITLLWSSITAGCFAIVFGGDIKDFAGACIIGALIKIVSIIFQKLNINEFFVNSVCGGICAFFAALFFKSGICSNLDKTIIGSIMLLVPGLAITNAIRDTIAGDFLSGITKASEAFLIAVSIAVGTGAVLILFINKFGLFPVVFH